Proteins encoded within one genomic window of Psilocybe cubensis strain MGC-MH-2018 chromosome 2, whole genome shotgun sequence:
- a CDS encoding Acetyltransferase cdmC, with protein MTSPTTALPFTFQPGLKPRFKARIWVLIEVLLILSYTVKPFKHRPLVFFVPIAILCLYSLFCTHMIHLEHVANSGWGMACRLTAILLLSSTNILLSDIQHDLQPTKRAKVRQQKKNDDIREGALSRSISEEPFLTRLKWAFMDVWFNPRAINYSDEATNILPPRPSFPTRRAFVLRQLRDLVIGIFIYDVTQIVARANPYFGFPTPKVEGIQQLWRLGGFLYGVGIYLMVQFQHKIASMIFVGFGISDAEDWRPLFHSFKYAYSLRGLWGKMWHQMFRRAGLAHANYFLKKLGIPRKSTAANFFTLYVVFALTGILHHGGDAMFLQSISKAGSFQFFMLQAVGITIEDFVLKLVGSITTTKEAKANLETTKHIADADVRANDEKLPPWSVRLLGFTWVLVWLSITLPWWTDPICNNGYMREIPEFSIILGLWRGEWLPEEWQPIKE; from the exons ATGACCTCACCGACGACGGCCTTACCTTTTACATTCCAACCAGGCTTGAAGCCCAGGTTCAAAGCGAGGATATGGGTGCTCATTGAAGTGCTCCTCATTCTCTCCTACACCGTCAAACCATTCAAGCATCGGCCGCTTGTCTTTTTTGTGCCTATTGCTATCCTATGtctctattctctattctgCACGCACATGATCCACCTCGAGCATGTTGCCAACAGTGGCTGGGGGATGGCATGCCGCCTCACGGCTATTTTGCTACTCTCTTCGACCAATATCCTCTTATCCGACATTCAACACGATTTACAACCTACAAAACGCGCAAAAGTTAGGCagcagaagaaaaatgaTGACATCAGGGAGGGAGCGCTGAGCAGAAGTATCTCGGAAGAGCCTTTTTTGACGCGTTTGAAGTGGGCCTTCATGGATGTCTGGTTCAATCCGCGCGCCATCAACTACTCGGACGAGGCCACCAACATTCTACCTCCCCGACCTTCATTCCCAACACGACGCGCTTTTGTTCTGCGCCAACTCCGCGACCTAGTCATCGGAATATTTATATACGATGTCACGCAGATAGTCGCTCGTGCGAACCCTTATTTCGGCTTCCCAACTCCAAAGGTAGAAGGGATCCAACAACTTTGGCGTCTAGGTGGATTTTTGTACGGTGTGGGGATATATTTGATGGTGCAATTCCAACACAAGATAGCTTCCATGATATTTGTTGGGTTTGGCATTTCCGATGCCGAAGATTGGCGACCTTTATTCCACTCATTTAAATACGCATATTCCCTGCGCGGGCTGTGGGG CAAAATGTGGCATCAGATGTTTAGAAGA GCTGGACTCGCTCATGCAAACtatttcttgaagaaattggGTATTCCTCGTAAATCCACTGCTGCAAATTTTTTTACTCTCTATGTTGTCTTCGCCTTAACTGGCATTTTGCACCATGGGGGAGATGCAATGTTTTTGCAAAGCATATCAAAAGCAGGCTCATTCCAATTCTTCATGCTGCAAGCTGTCGGTATCACGATCGAAGACTTCGTCCTCAAACTAGTCGGGTCAATCACGACCACAAAGGAAGCTAAGGCCAACCTGGAAACAACAAAACATATCGCAGATGCCGATGTTCGAGCAAATGATGAGAAGTTACCCCCATGGTCGGTCAGGCTGCTCGGATTTACgtgggtgttggtgtggCTGTCGATCACTCTGCCTTGGTGGACGGACCCAATATGCAACAATGGGTACATGAGGGAAATTCCTGAGTTTAGCATCATCCTAGGTCTCTGGCGAGGAGAGTGGTTACCCGAAGAGTGGCAACCTATTAAAGAATGA
- a CDS encoding hypothetical protein (Uncharacterized protein ACIAD3023): protein MFAPAARSLLATSVRASANPKNAFNKVYGSARTVVTVKTVKYTATARAQGAGRNGTVKSGNLDLKLASPKELGGDGKGENPEQLLAMGYSACFLGAVQLLAKKQGKEEMAKAAQIVANVSLGESAEKPGFGLTVDIQAVGIDEELAQAAHEFCPFSRALTQGAVVNVSVSK from the exons ATGTTCGCTCCTGCTGCGCGAAGCCTCCTCGCCACATCAGTGCGTGCATCGGCGAACCCAAAAAACGCATTCAACAAAGTTTATGGGTCCGCCAGGACAGTTGTTACTGTCAAAACTGTCAAG TACACCGCGACGGCGAGAGCACAAGGCGCTGGACGGAATGGCACAGTCAAGTCGGGAAATCTCGATCTCAAGCTTGCATCTCCCAAGGAGCTaggaggagatggaaagGGCGAGAATCCCGAGCAGCTTTTGGCCATGGGATACTCTG CATGCTTCCTTGGGGCCGTGCAACTGCTTGCGAAGAAGCAAGGGAAAGAGGAGATGGCGAAAGCAGCTCAGATTGTTGCCAACGTGAGCTTGGGCGAGTCGGCTGAAAAGCCTGGCTTTGGTTTGACTGTGGACATTCAAGCCGTGGGTATTGACGAGGAGTTGGCGCAGGCAGCCCATGAG TTCTGCCCATTTAGCCGCGCCTTGACACAAGGTGCAGTTGTCAATGTTTCTGTTTCCAAATAA
- a CDS encoding Acyltransferase ato1 translates to MEASTAATRRLQTLRNHTSSSGKREQGTLLLVLPDGGKVSTALAIGEEKVNEIILNGSVILCYTISASKSYAFDITSIGTRYQGATTHIPKYNLYILSAPLSNSLPPRSNDISIPELWVGIYALFQLYPDNEYIPFVAPSIPNVEELKSYLLTTGLARAYPTSGIAPKNSIPTDDILFLSRATFWQGAGTTGYHRLSWILNPQIPFPSISAFTRNEKVIAQHPLRPSKPQPGEVLYRRWCSHVKQTFEITYFDLEGVHDGSKVLAGPKGLSRHMAAFHKWHNDERVNSAWGERGSLETHRDYIEGVLADPHVLPCMMSWDGELMGYTEIVYVKEDHVAQHYPTGITPGDWERGIHVLVGEDKFLGGGRSEIWLRSLVHYIFLADPRTDRVCGEPNHSNTPIIKVGSKSGFHLETLIDFPYKRSALILNPRENFFKLCRLR, encoded by the exons ATGGAAGCCTCCACTGCCGCTACACGCCGTCTGCAAACCCTGCGCAACCATACCAGCTCCTCTGGGAAACGGGAGCAGGGAACCCTCCTCCTAGTCCTTCCTGACGGAGGAAAAGTATCCACTGCGTTGGCAattggagaagaaaaagtgAATGAGATAATTCTCAATGGCTCTGTAATTCTGTGCTACACTATTTCGGCGTCGAAATCATACGCCTTTGACATTACTTCTATTGGCACGCGATACCAGGGAGCGACGACCCACATACCTAAATACAACCTGTATATCCTCAGTGCGCCCCTCTCAAATTCACTACCTCCTCGCTCAAATGATATATCCATACCCGAACTCTGGGTGGGCATATATGCATTGTTCCAATTATACCCCGACAACGAATACATTCCCTTCGTCGCCCCTTCTATCCCCAATGTCGAGGAGCTCAAATCCTATTTACTTACCACAGGCCTTGCTCGCGCATACCCAACTTCAGGGATTGCTCCCAAAAATTCTATACCGACCGACGACATTCTGTTCCTTTCCCGTGCAACGTTCTGGCAAGGCGCCGGCACGACTGGATACCACCGCCTAAGCTGGATCCTAAACCCCCAAATCCCCTTTCCATCCATCTCCGCTTTCACACGCAACGAGAAAGTTATCGCCCAACACCCCCTCCGTCCCTCAAAGCCGCAGCCAGGAGAGGTCCTTTATCGACGCTGGTGCAGCCATGTGAAGCAGACCTTTGAGATCACCTATTTTGACCTCGAAGGCGTACACGATGGCTCAAAGGTACTCGCAGGGCCGAAGGGGTTATCACGTCACATGGCCGCGTTCCACAAGTGGCACAACGACGAGCGCGTGAACAGCGCTTGGGGCGAGCGAGGCAGTCTCGAGACGCACAGAGACTACATCGAGGGCGTCCTCGCGGACCCGCATGTCCTTCCCTGCATGATGAGCTGGGACGGGGAGCTGATGGGATATACTGAGATTGTATACGTAAAGGAAGACCACGTCGCACAACACTACCCTACTGGTATTACGCCTGGGGACTGGGAACGCGGCATACACGTTCTTGTTGGCGAAGACAAGTTCCTTGGTGGCGGAAGAT CCGAAATATGGCTCCGGTCACTTGTTCACTACATTTTCCTCGCCGACCCGCGGACGGACAGAGTTTGTGGAGAGCCCAATCATTCCAATACGCCCATTATTAAAGTTGGGTCGAAATCTGGGTTTCATCTCGAGACA TTAATCGATTTTCCCTACAAACGTTCTGCTTTGATTCTGAATCCGCGAGAAAATTTTTTCAAGCTGTGCCGCTTGCGTTAA
- a CDS encoding NKAP family protein (NKAP family protein UM04995) translates to MGLIAPEMRASASSQKRGRSPSPRRRRSPSPRRSRSRDRDWGRDRERERGRDGGRERDSGYGDRRNGRDDSRERGRDSHRDDRRDGPAEPRRASPQYDDYKRPPPPSGSAESSVPWRKQDSMYPPKQSFQYQGSGGSNFLEARRVQRAAQTVDIWPPSPKAPARDLSPRGKKSSKKSKRHRSPTPSDTDSEEEERRRRKERRRARKAREKEERRKEKKHRRHRSRYSSDDDSDDDDDRKHSKHRSKRTRSRSPSRSKSRSKSVRDRSRTPTADRKTPDVAPSKATPTIPIDVPFSSSTSRHQSTSQPPQSQGDSDSGEEVGPQPMYKKGGNKKVDERAYGGALLRGEGSAMAAFLQEGTETRIPRRGEIGLTSEEIAKYEEVGYVMSGSRHRRMNAVRMRKENQVISAEEKRGILKLQKEERERKEAILRDEFSQLVNEKLKAV, encoded by the exons ATGGGTCTTATTGCTCCAGAAATGAGAGCAAGCGCATCCTCTCAGAAAAGGGGACGCTCACCGTCTCCAAGACGCCGAAGGAGTCCGTCACCTCGCAGGAGCCGAAGTAGAGACAGAGATTGGGGCAGAGAcagagaaagggaaagaggaagagacgGTGGCAGGGAAAGAGACTCTGGCTATGGCGACCGACGTAATGGCAGAGATGATAGCAGAGAACGAGGGCGCGATAGTCATCGGGACGACCGTCGAGATGGCCCTGCCGAACCGCGCAGAGCTAGCCCTCAATACGACGACTACAAACGCCCACCCCCTCCCTCAGGCAGCGCAGAGTCTTCGGTGCCTTGGAGGAAGCAAGACAGCATGTACCCTCCGAAACAAAGCTTCCAATATCAAGGAAGCGGCGGCAGCAATTTCTTAGAGGC TCGTCGTGTGCAACGTGCAGCACAAACTGTCGATATATGGCCTCCTTCACCGAAAGCACCTGCTCGTGATCT GTCCCCGAGAGGTAAAAAGTCGAGCAAAAAGTCTAAACGTCACCGGTCACCCACCCCCAGTGACACCGactctgaagaagaagaacgaaggaggaggaaagaacGAAGACGTGCTCGCAAGGCCCGCGAGAAAGAGGAgcgcagaaaagaaaagaagcatcGCAGGCATCGCTCTCGGTATTCCAGTGACGATGAcagtgatgatgacgacgaccGCAAGCATAGCAAACACCGCAGTAAACGAACTCGTAGTCGATCACCGAGTCGGAGCAAGAGCAGGAGCAAGAGCGTTCGGGACCGTAGCAGAACCCCTACGGCAGACAGAAAAACACCTGATGTCGCCCCGTCCAAAGCAACACCTACCATTCCCATTGATGTGCCCTtttcctcctcaacctctcgACATCAATCTACCAGCCAGCCACCACAAAGCCAAGGCGACTCCGATTCCGGCGAGGAAGTCGGTCCGCAACCTATGTATAAAAAAGGAGGCAACAAAAAGGTCGATGAACGTGCATATGGTGGCGCTCTTCTTCGTGGTGAGGGTAGCGCCATGGCTGCTTTCTTGCAGGAAGGCACCGAAACACGTATCCCTCGTCGTGGTGAAATTGGTTTGACATCAGAGGAAATAGCCAAGTACGAGGAGGTTGGATACGTGATGAGCGGTAGCAGGCACAGGAGGATGAACGCTGTGCGTATGAGGAAGGAGAACCAAGTTATCAGTGCAGAGGAGAAGAGAGGGATCTTGAAGTTACAAaaggaggagagagagagaaaagaagccATTCTAAGAGACGAGTTCAGCCAGCTGGTCAACGAGAAGCTGAAAGCTGTCTGA
- a CDS encoding Feruloyl esterase B: protein MFAATALKLLAVPILAATHVLAAQNSLQQVFNFGTNPSNIALHVYRPTGLVANPALIVALHPCGGSGPGWFSQTRYADLSDSLKTFLVIYPSSPPNSNGCWEVYSNATFTHNGGSDSLGVASAIKYSLSTYSADPARVFLTGFSSGAMMTSVMAGAYPDLFAAGSAFSGVPYACFSESTMINNPCATGRVSKTPQEWGDLVRRGYPGYTGPRPKIQLWHGLQDEVVNYNNQLEGIKQWTNVLGYSTTPISTQTNDPLSGWTRSIYGPNFQAISAPATHGIPIQENEVLKWFGLVGGSPGTGTTTTTRPPSTTTTYPPEQPTQVQYGQCGGYASMFVIII, encoded by the exons ATGTTTGCAGCTACTGCCCTTAAGCTCCTCGCTGTTCCAATCTTGGCGGCGACTCACGTCCTCGCAGCTCAGAATAGTCTGCAGCAGGTATTCAACTTCGGCACCAACCCATCCAACATCGCCTTGCATGTCTACCGACCCACTGGACTTGTAGCGAACCCAGCATTGATTGTGGCGCTCCACCCGTGCGGCGGTAGTGGCCCAGGCTGGTTCTCGCAGACACGATATGCTGACCTCTCCGATTCGCTAAAGACCTTCCTCGTCATCTACCCTAGCTCGCCCCCCAATAGCAATGGGTGCTGGGAGGTGTACAGCAACGCGACGTTCACGCACAACGGCGGCTCGGATTCGCTCGGTGTTGCGTCCGCCATCAAGTACTCCCTGTCCACCTACTCTGCCGACCCTGCCCGCGTGTTCTTGACTGGGTTCTCGTCTGGCGCGATGATGACTAGCGTGATGGCTGGTGCGTATCCAGACCTCTTCGCCGCTGGCTCTGCGTTTTCGGGAGTTCCATACGCGTGTTTCTCGGAGAGCACAATGATCAACAACCCTTGTGCGACCGGTAGAGTTTCGAAAACGCCCCAGGAATGG GGAGATCTCGTTCGAAGAGGATATCCCGGCTACACCGGTCCCCGCCCCAAAATACAGCTTTGGCACGGATTACA GGACGAAGTCGTAAACTATAACAACCAGCTGGAGGGCATCAAGCAGTGGACCAACGTATTGGGGTACAGCACTACACCTATCAGCACACAAACGAATGACCCTCTCTCTGGATGGACGCGAAGCATCTATGGTCCCAACTTCCAGGCCATCAGCGCACCAGCGACCCACGGCATCCCCATCCAAGAGAACGAGGTTCTGAAATGGTTCGGCCTGGTTGGCGGGTCTCCTGGAACAggaaccacaaccacaaccagaCCCCCATCGACCACCACCACGTACCCCCCGGAGCAACCCACTCAAGTGCAATACGGCCAATGCGGAGGGTATGCATCCATGTTCGTTATTATTATTTGA
- a CDS encoding putative acetylxylan esterase A: MFAATFLRLLSVSFLAVTYVLAAQNSLQQVTNFGSNPTNVGMYLYRPNGLAANPALIVAIHYCTGTAQAYFSGTQYANLADSLKSFIVIYPNAPDSGGCWDVHTSATLTHNAGGDSLGIASMIRYAISNYGVDPARVFVTGTSSGAMMTNVLAGAYPDLFAAGSAWAGVPYSCFSGPGMWNSACATGQLTKTAQQWGDLVRNGYPGYTGPRPKMQLWHGTQDETLNYNNHLEGIKQWTNVFGYSSTPVSTQSNSPLSGWTRNTYGPNFQAISAPTTHNIPVQANEVLTWFGLIGGTPGTSSTTVPPTTTQTSTTVAPTTTRGPTQVQYGQCGGIGWTGPNVCASPFTCRVINDWYHQCL; encoded by the exons ATGTTTGCCGCTACCTTCCTCAGGCTTCTCTCTGTTTCCTTTTTGGCTGTGACCTACGTTCTCGCAGCACAGAATAGCTTGCAGCAGGTCACCAACTTTGGTTCCAACCCGACAAATGTCGGCATGTACCTCTACAGGCCCAACGGACTGGCGGCAAACCCAGCTCTGATTGTGGCCATCCACTACTGCACCGGCACCGCACAGGCCTACTTCTCTGGAACGCAATACGCCAACCTCGCTGACTCGTTGAAGAGCTTCATTGTCATCTACCCGAACGCGCCGGACAGCGGAGGATGCTGGGACGTGCACACCAGCGCGACGCTAACCCACAATGCGGGAGGTGATTCCCTTGGTATCGCGTCGATGATTCGGTATGCGATTTCCAATTATGGCGTTGACCCCGCACGCGTTTTCGTCACTGGTACCTCGTCTGGTGCTATGATGACCAATGTGTTGGCTGGTGCATATCCCGACCTGTTTGCTGCAGGATCTGCGTGGGCTGGAGTACCGTACTCTTGCTTCTCTGGTCCTGGAATGTGGAATAGCGCCTGTGCGACTGGCCAGCTTACCAAGACCGCTCAACAATGG GGAGATCTTGTCCGAAATGGATATCCTGGTTATACTGGTCCACGTCCAAAAATGCAGCTCTGGCACGGTACACA AGACGAAACTCTCAATTACAACAACCATCTCGAGGGAATCAAACAATGGACAAACGTCTTTGGATACAGTTCCACACCTGTCAGCACACAATCGAACAGCCCACTCTCCGGATGGACGAGAAACACCTACGGTCCCAATTTCCAGGCCATTAGCGCCCCAACCACACACAACATTCCCGTTCAGGCAAACGAAGTTCTCACATGGTTCGGCCTGATCGGCGGCACGCCAGGAACATCAAGCACCACCGTTcctcccaccaccacccagACTTCCACAACCGTGGCGCCAACCACCACACGGGGACCTACGCAAGTGCAATACGGCCAATGTGGAGG GATTGGATGGACAGGGCCCAACGTCTGCGCGAGCCCTTTCACTTGCAGGGTCATCAACGACTGGTATCACCAA TGCCTCTAA
- a CDS encoding Pathogen-related protein produces MALPDFLLDPNVVLKDQSTWRYKTAPDYTATNANFETGKSTSWAPSSLEFLVQNLVKNWEKEASYKTDPKEWRTISQEKYAFHLNGGPALDANDMLRLGTYNALIGESGVKDVYETKEMDFGASHKLFKGVMRTFNWEVLELIGAPPKVSIKWRHWGTMTGNYRAKLSSGRTVIAKANHKLIEVFGVTMAEVNEKFEITKLETFWEPESMFRQLITDDMKILAEGETVESVVPVDETGQAQGGGCPVAH; encoded by the exons ATGGCCCTGCCCGATTTTTTGCTTGACCCAAACGTCGTCCTCAAAGATC AGTCGACATGGCGATACAAGACTGCGCCCGACTACACGGCCACCAACGCCAACTTTGAAACAGGCAAATCGACATCATGGGCACCATCGTCCCTCGAGTTCCTGGTTCAAAATCTCGTGAAGAACTGGGAGAAAGAAGCTTCGTATAAGACCGACCCCAAGGAGTGGCGGACTATCTCACAAGAGAAATACGCGTTCCACTTGAACGGTGGCCCCGCGCTGGACGCGAACGATATGTTGCGACTGGGGACGTACAATGCCTTGATCGGGGAGAGCGGCGTCAAGGACGTATATGAGACCAAGGAGATGGACTTTGGGGCGTCGCATAAGCTGTTCAAGGGCGTGATGCGGACGTTTAACTGGGAGGTCCTGGAGTTGATCGGCGCGCCCCCGAAAGTGAGCATCAAGTGGCGGCATTGGG GTACCATGACGGGCAACTATCGCGCGAAGCTCAGCTCTGGACGCACAGTCATTGCCAAGGCTAATCACAAGCTCATCGAGGTGTTCGGTGTGACGATGGCTGAAGTTAATGAGAAGTTTGAAATCACCAAGTTGGAGACGTTTTGGGAACCAGAGTCGATGTTCCGCCAGCTTATTACAGATGATATGAAAATCCTCGCAGAGGGCGAGACAGTGGAATCAGTGGTCCCCGTTGATGAGACTGGGCAAGCACAAGGCGGTGGATGTCCGGTTGCGCATTGA